aagaaaaaattaaaaacaattttttttgaaaagaggatttatttaatttaaacaaactgacaaatgaaatatgtttaatgtttcttccaccagccgacaaacaatcctatgataccgtgaactTTTTACTACCttaatgaataaacaacttaatttgtcagcacgcgcaactaaaatcttctgatctgtaccaagagtagaaactcccatagttcatgtgaaacaaataaatgaataatatgctttcagtatttgatgtccaattattttgttaacacggcttaaactctgtgcgttttccctgaacgaaacctgttaggtaggtggtgttctgccgtgttaggccatcttgtgaaggactcagaaaccaagccactagcgcacttgacattctaccggtagatggcgtatccagaatgtcacaatagcagacggaaaacagcaatgtgaccgtgagccgagaagcaaacgctgttttcatctttgctggtttgctacgatgaccgttattttgaatcaaagcaatgtaagattttttgttttttgtttgtttgaaggtttcctcattttgcgtgacatggacacccttattttcgaccaagataaaaaaatttgaaaatttgtgggcttcttcatttttcgagacatggataccgtgattttggatcaaggtaatgtaagacttatttgaaaatatgtgggtttcataatttgtcgtcgcatgatcaaagaaactacggggtgttaatgtattgaataacataggcatgtattacgtagcccggttagctcagttggtagagcgcgggacttttaatactgaggtcgagggttcaagtccctcatcgggcgctATCTGAAGAGTTTTGTTTCCAGCGAAAtctcattatcggtgttttcgttaaatttgtatgttattgaaatcatccgctaacgcattagggctcaagacctcaacgtggtggaagtaatcagacgaggtgaccgagtggttaaggtgatggactgctaatccattgtgcattgcacgcgtgggttcgaatcccatcttcgtcgggaaactcaaactagaggtcaatttcgatgccaaagatgtttgtcatagtcaagtgtacatgcttgagaaaacattgattgatgcattcaattaagaaagccccatttgttataagtaattctatgatgtttgatcattcgtcagcagtggttctatggtgtaatggttagcacttcagactctgactctgacaatctgatttcaaatctcggtagaacctttattatagtaccgtggtatttcttgttttacatgcagcatttagaaaccaaccagctcttacagagattgactgttagtggaaaaaatttagttagtttacttaatactgccccgagttaggttcgaactcacgacctcgagattatgagactcgcgcgctgcctactgcgctatcgaggcatgtacagtatcctccacaaaaaagaggcaccccccagtagcccaaaaaataaaaattcctaatgagcgctagatggcatagtttttaattgcaaaatacaaacaaaaaaagcatgcaacttttttttgtttgttttgactgcaaaaacgagacggttgccatgatttcagtatttttgctgcgagcaaaatttggaaaacggagaaattgagaaaaagtcggggaaaggctaacctctgaattgttacctttcccccaacccgactttttctcaagttttccgttttccatattttctcgcaaaatgaaaacttattggtgacagacgattttaaaagacggaaaaaattatagcatttcgaaaaaaaaccaagaaaaaattaaaaacaatttttttgaaaagaggatttatttaatttaaacaaactgacaaatgaaatatgtttaatgtttcttccaccagccgacaaacaatcctatgataccgtgaactTTTTACTACCttaatgaataaacaacttaatttgtcagcacgcgcaactaaaatcttctgatctgtaccaagagtagaaactcccatagttcatgtgaaacaaataaatgaataatatgctttcagtatttgatgtccaattattttgttaacacggcttaaactctgtgcgttttccctgaacgaaacctgttaggtaggtggtgttctgccgtgttaggccatcttgtgaaggactcagaaaccaagccactagcgcacttgacattctaccggtagatggcgtatccagaatgtcacaatagcagacggaaaacagcaatgtgaccgtgagccgagaagcaaacgctgttttcatctttgctggtttgctacgatgaccgttattttgaatcaaagcaatgtaagattttttgttttttgtttgtttgaaggtttcctcattttgcgtgacatggacacccttattttcgaccaagataaaaaaatttgaaaatttgtgggcttcttcatttttcgagacatggataccgtgattttggatcaaggtaatgtaagacttatttgaaaatatgtgggtttcataatttgtcgtcgcatgatcaaagaaactacggggTGTTAAtttattgaataacataggcatgtattacgtagcccggttagctcagttggtagagcgcgggacttttaatcctgaggtcgagggttcaagtccctcatcgggcgctatttgaagagttttctttccagcgaaatctcattatcggtgttttcgttaaatttgtatgttattgaaatcatccgctaacgcattagggctcaagacctcaacgtggtggaagtaatcagacgaggtgaccgagtggttaaggtgatggactgctaatccattgtgaattgcacgcgtgggttcgaatcccatctttgTCGGGAAACtcaaactagaggtcaatttcgatgccgtctggtcccgttagtacttggatgcagacgtgttttttgtgttctccTGTTTCCCCATCAATTTGTGAGTTTATTGCtgattttcattatttttttgttgttattttcatGTTCtagagtgtttattttgtatagttttcttgtttttctcttgttttcccCAAATTTATCCTTTTCggtgttttgtttacttgtgtgggggccccccttcccccttggcagtttgtttacattgtctaggggacaatggctgccaagtggctcaatagtgtagatgtcgattttggggttcaattcccgagatTGAGTATGCGTGCGGTACATGGGTTCGTGCGTAGTTTTAAGGTTGAGCcacaggatctcttaggcctagttgctgtgctagatacgagaaatcaggtcgctagaattacgtttacgaCAGAGGCATAcacctcaaattttttgtcccaacacagtggtatcgtcaggacgGAATTGGAAGGGAAAGAAGTTAATGTAGTCATCAGGGACAGTAATATTCCGGAGAAATTTGTCagaattgcagggattccacagaatctagacttgggagtagtAAAGACACGTCTGAAGGAATTTGGAACCATAATTGATGCTCGTTGGGAacgctatcgggtggcagaggatgacgttttataccctgtccttGCCACTTGGATGATAGTACGAATGACGTTGACTAAGAATattccctcatacattacTATTGGCAGCtatcgtgccatggtaaagtatgagGGACAAAAACCTACTTGCAGACTGTGTGACGACGAAACCCATTTTAGCTACAACTGCCCAACTTTGAGACGTAATAAGGAACCTATCATTGTCCAAAAGCCCAGTAATAAAatgactaaaaagacagagacagTCCCGGAAAAACCCGTCACTCTACCCTTAGATGTAGACCCCATGGTTTCTAAGGCCCTTCTTGAGTGTGGATTACAAAGTTCACTCTCAGGGGGACTCCCATTTTAGAAATTTCTCCCACCGAACAACCCGTTAAATCCACAGACGACCCACCACGACAGACTCCGCCCGCTCAAATGATAATCCCTGAAACACAACCTGATGACTCAGAACCTATGACAATTTCCATGGAACCAGTGGAACCCAATTTGGGGGAAGTTGAGTCCATGGAAACTGACAAAACAAGTGACCACCTGAAAGTTCCCACTGTACCACAAAGCAAACGTTTCAAACCAACATTGACACCCCAGAATTCTAGACCAACCTTGTCCACTTCTCAACCCAAGAAACCATTTAAATGACTGCAAAGCTAAAAATCGcatctatcaacattggagggattaggtcagtcgagcgacgtcaaattctttttaacttctgcagggacggtaaccTAGATATCGtgggacttcaagaggtagcatttcattcttgtccaattattgaaagtCGCTACCGTTTGTTggcaaatgtcggtcccaacaaaaatggaacagccattctcattagacatggtctggacTATTCTCGATTACTTCTAGAACCCGACGGAAGGCTTATATCTATTGACGTGAAATGTTTCACGTTCATTAATATCTATGCTCCGTCAGGTAGTCACGTAAAAACCGAGAGAAACAactttcttcgtcaaaccg
The DNA window shown above is from Daphnia magna isolate NIES linkage group LG9, ASM2063170v1.1, whole genome shotgun sequence and carries:
- the LOC116919314 gene encoding uncharacterized protein LOC116919314, with the translated sequence MAAKWLNSVDVDFGVQFPRLSMRAVHGFVRSFKVEPQDLLGLVAAYTSNFLSQHSGIVRTELEGKEVNVVIRDSNIPEKFVRIAGIPQNLDLGVVKTRLKEFGTIIDARWERYRVAEDDVLYPVLATWMIVRMTLTKNIPSYITIGSYRAMVKYEGQKPTCRLCDDETHFSYNCPTLRRNKEPIIVQKPSNKMTKKTETVPEKPVTLPLDVDPMVSKALLECGLQNDPPRQTPPAQMIIPETQPDDSEPMTISMEPVEPNLGEVESMETDKTSDHLKVPTVPQSKRFKPTLTPQNSRPTLSTSQPKKPFK